The Toxotes jaculatrix isolate fToxJac2 chromosome 20, fToxJac2.pri, whole genome shotgun sequence DNA segment AACTGTCGGACCACCATGGTCATCTGCTGCTCACCTTCCTCTTTCAATGATGCAGAGACCAAGTCTACACTGCTGTTTGGTcaaaggtacacacacacgcgcacacacacacacacacacacacacacacacacacacacgcacacacacacacacaaacatacattttgtGATACAGCTTCAGGCACACCACGTTCCTAAATTCTCGTTTAAGTTTGGTCTTTTTCTCACACCTCTGTTTCACCAGGGCAAAGACCATAAAGAATACAGTGAGTCTGAATGTGGAGCTGACGGCAGAGCAGTGGAAGAGcaagtgggagagagagaaggagaagaacaaGACGTTGAGAAGCACTGTCACCTGGTTGGAGACTGAGCTCAACCGCTGGAGGAACGGTGAGGACTACACACTATGATACACACGTGGAAAAagaacatttgttgttttcaaattATAGGCAAAGCGCATAATGTCTTCGTCCTGATACATATTTACTGAGattctcagtttgtgttttaagaaTAATTGTGGAAAGTGTAACCTACTTATTCATAGCACATATTTCTAAGCTTTGGTTCCTGCCACagctttgtgtattttttaagaAACTTTCCAACCAAGGCAGCAAATTGTGTCCTGAAGTAAAGACTTTGAAATGCGAACTTTTGGTTCACAATGATTTGGGTTAGAtgaaaaaagctttaaaaattaGTTTGTTAGAGCTGAATCACACACTGGTCCTCACTGAGAAGGGACTGAAGAAAGAATTCTTTGTTTCCATGgaaaatgtgcattttcaaTCCTGCCTCACTCTAATTTCAGGCATGCAAGTTTAGGATTTCCATTCACATGTTTATTTTGGATTTCCATTCACATGTTTATTTTGAGGGAGGGGGctgattcttcttcttcctctggcaCCCCTTGCAGGAGAGAGCGTGCCAGTGGAGGAGCAGTTCGATAAAGAGAAGGCCAAAGCCGAGGTCCAGGCCCTGGACAGTGCGTTCAACAATGAAAAGGCAGCACCCACACCCGCCCTCAGCACCCAGCCTGGGGTCAAACTCACGGACGCTGAGAAAGAGAAGTATGAGGCAGAAATGGCCAAACTCTACAAAGAGCTGGATGACAAGGTGAAGGAGGATCCTCAGTTTGTATATTAGTGTGGTTTGATTGGTTCCTTCAGAACAGTGTCATTGGGCTGAGTCCAccagagattgtgtgtgtggttcctCTTGAATTGCCCAACACATTGATGCATGTCAGGTCCAGCATACTCATACATTAATACACTAGAAATATCAGATatcactgaacaaaacaaacgtAATAAATctcatctaaaaaaaataaaatcattattcatattaaataaatgatggTAGTGATGTGTTAGTATATTGTACATGAGATGCATTGATGCACTGATCACTGTGATATGACTACAGGCTTTAATATGGATACCAATACATGTAGataaaaatgtactgtaaaagaAATAGTTCTATATGCAGTGATAGTGATATGATATCCTAACTAATGTTAAGTCTTCTTGTTGGTTacattatttttagtttatctatGCCCCATCTAGACCCTTCATACTGTCACGTTTGGGTGTAAAGTCACTGCTCGATAAAGAAACAGGCAACAACATTCGAGCAACATTCAGCTCAGAAATTATAGCTTGTAGCTGTGTCACAGTAAgaacatgcagagacacacatcaTCAGTCttcctttaaatgttaaatgaatgGTAAAATGCACCCCTTATTTCAGTCAATTTACAATTCTAACTGCTTTGGACTCCAGACATGAAGTTTAGGACTCAGACTTGACATGGGACCCGTTGGACTTGATTTGGGACTTCAtagccaagacttgagacttgaaGAAGTTAGCAGAGAAATACATTTTGCTAATAAATGTAGTCTTACATCATCATATAATGAGCAGTCTCACCTAAATAACGTTACTGACTAACGTTACTGAATGTAACTGTGCCCGCAGAGATTTTTGAGACTTTTTGTTTAATTCTGCTTTTGTACCAAACATCAAGAGATCATCTTTTCTTACACATAAATAACAATGTGAGCTGAGCATCGTGAGTGTGCAAcctgttttgaaaaaaaatgaagaataacAAAATAATGGAAATTATTTTCTCTGGACCAAGAATGAACATTGggacataaaaaaatgaattcctCTCTGCCCACTGAATATTTCcggtatttgtatttttattgttagtGGACAGTAGAGGGATAACAGTAATACATGTCTACTCTGtgttaaacagaagaaaatgagaataaaGATTCTGAAtagccaaaaaaagaaagaaaagataatcCTAAATGTGACATATTATCAATGTTAATAATAATTGGTGACAATATGgataatatattaatatttaaatataatatatttaGAATAGTGTTACTATAATTACACTTTTCTAGTTTTGCTGATATTATTATCTACATTTGTAAGAATACAACTCATATTTCACCTGATGTGACTCTTCCAGTGTGTGGTCCTTCTTAAATGTAGTATTTCTTTTGGCCAGCAGATGGCACAGACATTTGCCACATTGGTTTTGGttgcagtaaaaaaataaatgagtgacatattttatttctctccttcctccaggACGATGAGATCAACCAGCAGTCTCAGTTGGTGGagaagctgaagcagcagatgttggACCAGGAGGAGGTGACACTacaccccccctcacccccacccccttcctctcccaTCCCCTCCCAACTCTCCTACTGTGCCTCAGCCCTCCAGCCGTTCCTGTTAGCATATACCCAGTCTGACAGCTGATGGCAGACCATTAGTATCTCTGCAGGAGAGGTCAGACTGTAACTCACCCTTAGCGAGCAGATGAACCTCGCCAGATTGTGCACATGAGGTTTTTTAGCTGTAAAGAAAAGTCATTTATGCTGTTATCATGAATTTCAGACTCATTTGcctttttatcattttcatcttgaactaaactaaactgagcACAGCTTCCACTGTCCTTGCCTTTAGCTCTTAACTTCGTCCCGCCGTGACCACGACACCCTGCAGACCGAGCTAAACCGGCTGCTAGCAGAGAATGAAGCCTcgaaggaggaggtgaaggaggtgcTGCAGGCCCTGGAGGAGCTGGCTGTCAACTATGACCAGAAGAGCCAGGAAGTTGAGGACAAAACGAAAGAGTTTGAGGCCCTGAGTGAGGAGCTCAATGAAAAATCGGTACTTTTTGACCTTGTCTGAATCCCCTGGAAATGATGACACCTGATTACTTACATAGTCACATTGTAAGGCGTGTGCTTTCATGTGATCGTCTCTGCCCAGAGCTCCTTGACCTCCATTGACTCTGAGCTGCAGAAGCTGAAGGAGATGACCAACCACCAGAAGAAGAGGGTCACTGAGATGATGTCGTCATTACTCAAAGACCTGGCTGAGATAGGCATCGCCGTGGGAAGCAATGACATTAAGGTGACCAGTATATGGAATATAATCCTTTTATCTAAACCAATCAGCTGGGGAATATTCTGAAGCCATTTCATGACCAGCTGAGCGCACTGTCAGGTTTGCTGtgttcagcagcagtttgacaaCGGTTTAATGCTGTGGAGGTTGGAGTTTCCAGTGTATTGCCGACTGCGTGGCTTTCAAGAGGGATAGAATCATTCCCAATCTATTTTAAACTCTGTGCCTCAGTAGAAGGGATAGGTCAACTATCTCTTGTGAATTTGCAAATGGCAGCGTCTTTACGGAACTGAAGTTCTGAGTGGAACTTTAACCCCTACTGTGTTACAGCCGCCCTCCACCCATGAGAATGGTAGTCCTCCAGGGACTCTTATGTTTGTTAttgatgtttttctgcagtTCTCAGAGATAACCTGTCAGCCAACATGTCTCTGTCAGtcaataaactgaatatctgtaAATTCTTGACTGATAGTTGGACCAAGGAGTCACTTGGAGACAAACACTGAGCTGTGGGAGATTGTTTGAgatgtttttctgacatttctcaGACTAAAAATCagttaaataacaaaaaaatcaattaataaaaaaaaaaataaaaaaataaaaaaatcttcagaCTAATTGACAATGAAAGTAGTTTCTTCCATAACTGCCAatactctgtcttttttttctgttgaagcAGGTGGGATTTTTGTATGTGAGACTTCCTGTATGTTTAGTGATCAAATCCTTCAGTTGTTATTGGTTGATCAATGGCAGCGATACACAATAGACATCCATTTTCCTATGGTGACACTGGACTAAAAGACACATAGGTACATGGAGTGTTAGTAGGGCCTAACTCGTATGTGTTTCTGACCTCTCAGCAACAAGAGAGCAGTGGTCTCATTGACGAGGAGTTCACTGTGGCCCGTCTCTACATCAGTAAGATGAAGTCGGAGGTGAAGATGATGGTGAAGCGCAGCAAACAGCTGGAGAGCTCCCAGGCCGAGAGCACCCagaagatggaggagacagagagggagctgACTGCCTGCCAGCTCCGTATCTCCCAGGTAACTGCTTCTTACCGCTTCCTCTGCCATCATGGATACTGTCACCATGGTGACAAATGTGGCAGTTCACTAAAAAGCCATATCATGTGGTTATCAGTGAAACAGTGGCTTAACAAGTGGGTTTCTGCAGGTCTGACAGTGTTAATTAATTCTGAGTTTAAAAAGAAGTGTGGTGGAGTTTGTGAGTTTTAATCACCCGACTGTTTATGATCATTTTAACATTCTTCTCTTTTACCTGTCGGCATCCAGCATGAAGCTAAAATCAAGTCCCTGACAGACTGCCTCCAGAATgcagagcagaagaaaagacagcTGGAGGAAAATGTGGACTCTCTCAATGAGGAAATAGTCCGGATCAAAGCCCAAGGTGAGCATGGTTATTGCTGTGGTTTGTACCTGGTACATTTATCCAATCCTTATCTTAGAAGGACATATTGTTCTTTATACTCCCCCACTTTTATTCGAAAGCTACAGTTTCTTCtcagattttagattttttttccacataataAGATCCactgttaaatatttcattcCCAAAAATATATAGTAGCATTAGTATAGAGACAGGGCCATAGCCAGCACTGAGGGCACTCAGGACACAGTgtatcttctttttcttttaggCCCGTGGGAGGTTTAGAAATCTGTTACTGTATGAAACTCACATTTTCACAGAGATTAAAATCAGGAGCTCTTACATCCTTACAGGATCCTGGCTGTGAGAgcagctgcaacattaaaatgctgtttacagtTCCATGTAAGCAGTGAATCAGTAATTTATAACAGTCTAAGTCAGAGGTGCCATTTGACATCATCTGTACTTATGCATTAAGTGTATTTTGCAGATAATAATTCTGtgctttcactttctttttgagTTCAggatttttgtttgtcatttgcagtgctgtctttttttactttcacttttgattgcttcttccaccactgctgttcTGATGTAACAAAGGCCTGTAATCCATCATTAAGATAATGAACCTGCATTCACAGAATGTTAATGGCACATTTTCAGggtcatgtttatatttttttgtctccctCCAGAGAAAGTTAACACCATGGAGAAGGAGAATGAGATCCAGTCTGCCAATGAAGTCAAGGTACAACTAAGCTGTCccctcaaaaaaagaaaaagaaaaaagattataTTTATCAACTTGAATTTGTGACCAGCTGtatgcttgtgttttctcaggAAGCTGTGGAGAAGCAGATCCAGTCTCACAGAGAGACCCATCAGAGGCAGATCAGCAGCCTGAGAGATGAGCTGGATAACAAGGAGAAAatcatcacagagctgcaggagtAAGACACTGCTTTCCCAAACACTTCTCTCTCTAAATGTGACGCAATGGCTCAGTACTGATTGTGTTATTGTTAtctgttcagtctgaaccagGAGATAATGCTGGAGCAGGAGAGGCTGAGAGTGGAGCATGAGAAACTCAAAACCACTGACCAGGAGAAGAGTCGCCAGCTGCAAGAGCTCACGTAATATCTCTACATTCAGTCCTTTTCCTTCACAGTCTACAGCCTGTTGCTTCTTATGCTGCACACTAAGTAACATCCGTTTCACATTCTGCAGGGTAATGCAGGACAGGCAGGAGCAGGCCAGGCAGGACTTGAAGGGACTAGAGGAGACCGTGGTAAGTTATCGGCATGTTCATTTAGATCTGTGTTCAATTAAAttacaaaaaggaaaattgattttgattttatttaaaaaattgaaGTGGGGTTGACCCTTGATAATCCTATTTTCGAATGCTTTGAGCACCAGGACACAGTACAGTCTCTTATGATGCTGTTTTACCGTAATTTCCGGACTATTGAGCGGCACCCACTAACACAGAAAGTTGGTACACCGAaagatattttttaaacttttaattaaataaatacctTTTTTCCTTAACAGTAGTAACACGGCAGTAACACggctggtttaaaaaaaaaaaatcagaaaagtcATTGATGCTATCTTCTTCTCACTCCTACCACTGAAGTCGGTCGGTGTCTTCAGCCGACTACTTTTATAGATACTTACATTTACTGTATCAGCAAGTTGAATAGGCAATTGTGAAACTGTTCTATAACTAAAATAATTACAGAAATGAAGGTATAAAGGTATAAATCGTCGCAGGAAATGAGACTGGGCAAATTCTTGATTTAAATTAACTGTAGACATAACATTTCATTCTGTACCAACGTGCTGGAGTTGGGTAACTGAATGATTGCTTTCTACGAAATGAAGAGCATAAGGGAATATAATATCATGTCGCCTGATGGCTAAATTATGTTCTGAGATTTTGGTTCTTAATTTATTCATAAAAGCTGTGAGCACTGCGAATGAAATTCTTTTCACCACCATTGTATGGGGGTTGGAGGGAGAAATCTCAGAAGACTGCATCTGAAAAGTGGGACaaaatttgttgttttctctgagcTTTGTTTCTTTACCTTCACGTAGGCCCGGGAGCTGCAGACACTCCACAACCTGAGGaggctttttgtccaagacttGGCCACTAGAGTCAAAAAGGTAAAACGTCCTCACAGCATGAGCATATCCCCCTTTTGTCTGGAGGTTACCGTGGCACATTATCAGTGCAGTCATCATTCTGTGAGCTGGTTCTCGTGTGTGATATCATTTCCTCTCTGGTATAATATCACGTGAGCTCAGCGTTTACCTGGAATGAGACGAACGGCGGCGCATTTTGCTCGTGCACAGACTGCACTCCATTTAATTTGCACCGTGATGAAATTTTAATGAATCCGGGGAACACAACAGCAAGTGTCTGCAGTAAGTAGGCCATCTGATTCTTCAAAGGTAGCAGCTGTAAATTAGGGACCCAGGCCCTCTTTGTGGCACTCGCATCCAGGCCCTCAAGGCTGGGGCTCGATGAGATAAACAAAGGCAGACCAGGTTTTCCTGAAAGGCACAGAGAACGTGTGGTGGTGTTGGACTGATCCAAAATCTGTTACTTATCATCTCGTTTAGACATAAATGGGATTCTGTGGATTCGGGGCTTTTTGGTTGAATTTGTTTAAGACTGTGGTGGATGTTCTTTTAGAGAAAGACTAAACACAGCGAATTGGTTGTATCCACAAAACTGATAAATGAAGGCAGAGATAAAACATGGACTGAAGTCAGAGTACAGATAAAGTTGTTTGTGAAGTATCACAAAGCACAGTCCCTGTATCCATTTCACCTTTTATACAATCCTTTATTCATATGTGAGCTAATGACTCAGTGTCATCATCAACAAAATCCACCTAGAGGAGACTGTTCAAGATCATATATATGAAGTAAATTAAGTTCTGTACAGTCATTTAGGTAGAAACGGTCTCATATGTGAGTTTATAGgtgtttctttaattttttattcTCAGCATCTTTACACTTATTTGGTTCATTTTATCTGGAGGGTGATATTGGTAATGTGACCAGCTTTGTGTGGAGTTGTACAGGATAGAAGAGACTTCAAagatcatttctttctttaaccAGTTAAAACGAGTAGTTTGTCTGTAAGAAACCAAGGAGGCCATCTTTAAAACAatggtggacaaaaaaaaaaagaaaaaaaaagacaaataaaagtgTTGACCTATGGGTGATATTTAATACCTGACTATGTGGCACTTGTAAATCTCTGACTCATATTTATTATATACAAATGTGTTGCTTTaatttttctgtggttttacattcagtgtgaaatttaatattttctgttccagtagtttaaaaatgctaaatattaAGTCGTTTGTTGTGCTTGGGCAGAACTCTCAGATGGACTCAGACGACACAGAAGGCAGCGTTGCCCAGAAACGGAAGATCTGTTTCCTAGAGAGCAACCTCGAGCAGCTAACCAAAGTTCACAAGCAGGTAAAgatgtgtgcaaacacacaattaaCCACAGCGCTTCCTCTCTAAATTAAACTAATCCTGTCTCAAGGCTCTGTgtcttcatcctctcctctcactccttctctgcctctccgTAGCTGTTGAGGGACAATGCCGACCTTCGCTGTGAGATTCCTAAACTGGAGAAGCGCCTGCGATCCACCGCTGAGCGGGTCAAAGCCCTGGAGGCTGCTCTGAGGGAGGCCAAAGAGAACGCAGCCCGCGACCGAAAGCGCTACCAGCAGGAGGTGGAGCGCATTAAGGACGCCATCAAACCCAAGAACATGGGCAGGAGACCCTCAGCACAGATAGGTAGGTGGACACACATATATCAAATTATACTGTATCTAAAAACCCTGAAAATGTGTTCAACAGTAATGTGTTAGTATTCAggtcaaaataatgaaaaactgcTGCCCTTCAGAAAGAAGACAAGCCGCTGTCCTAAAATGTTGATCTGTATCTTTAGATAAACTTGGAGAAGTAAAAATCATATAAATATATCTTATCTCTATAAATATCTCAGCCTATCGCTCTGTATGTGACCCAtagtgtctctctgtgtcccaCCCAGCCAAGCCCATCAGACCAGGCCAGCTGCCGGGTGCCTCTCCCTTGATCCCGAGTGTCAACAGATCCAACCTGATCCAGAATAACCAGCCTGGCATCAAAGAAGGAGACGACAACAGGCTAGAGAAGAATACATTACGTTCCATGATTGCTCTGTTCTGATTAGCATCCTGAGATGTTTACAACAGCCgatgttttccttcttttttctcccGTAACTCTCTGCACACTTTGTGTTGTTATCCTATTCCAGATAAGACATCCaaccttttctcctctgttttcctctgcagctaCTGAGGATGCCGATAGACCCCCGAACACGAGGCCGAAGACCAAAGACCAAAGCATTGAACTCTCATCTGGAATCACTGCACTGCTCTTCCAACATCAGTGTGTATATAGTGTATATACATATGGCCTATACTTTGTACAGCCTTCACGCTGGCTGTACAAGCAGCTTAAACACATTACGTAAGAAGACGCTACTGTTGTGCTGtacagtagagagagagagagagagcactggtccatttctctaatctttgtttttaatttaattttcaggGATTCCTTCTGTTTTAGCAAAGATCATTAGGACAAAACACAACTTGAGCTTCAGATGTTCTAAAAAGACCCACTTTGATACAACAGTTGCAAATAACTTACTTCATATCACGTAACCATGTGAAGAATATTTAAGTGTTTAAAAGAGAAGTGTACTGTAATTGTATCAGTACACACTTGCATTGCAGAACAGGGTAAAGCTTTACCGTATGAAaatctgctgcagcacagaacaGAAATCCTACTCACTGACACTGCTCTGCCTGTTCATCGTTGTTATTGTGTGCAGGTGATTGTAATGACCTGTATCAGCCACTGAGGAGTGTATTTACCACATCAACATGATGctctcgtgttttttttttataaaacaccTGTCGTTTCTTCGTTCTCTGCCTCAgttttggtctgttttgttttgactcgactttttttttgtgtttgcaacAATTTCAGAAAATATTATTTGACACTGCAACAAAAATCATGTCTTTGGCTCAGGGCAAGAAAGGCATAGGGAGGAGGTAGATACAGCAAACACAAGTTAGAGTTTATtgatgtttgctttgttttggtgaaacatgaattctgttttatttttaacagattCAGGCCGAGATGGAAAATGCTTGAATTTAAATCAGCAAACTGGGTGATTCATTTTTGACCTGTAACACTCTGTTGTTGGATCCTTGTTATCATTCCTGACTTTCTCGAGGGCAGCAGCCTCCTGTGATTGTAAAGAATATAAAGTTACAGCAAaacctaagaaaaaaaaaggaaactttaCTTGACTGAAACTTCTCCTCTCAATCAGCTGTTTCTGTCCTTCACACAAAAGGCAGTTTTACATGTTTCACGGAAATGAACCTTTTCAAATGCTTATTATGCAGCACCACTGAAAGTATTATTGATGGCTTAATGCTGAGAGGCCGCTGAAACGATTGTGTTAGTGCCTGTGCAGTTTGTCCAGGtcacagcagcactgtacatGTATGTTTCAAAGACTCTTAGCAGACCTACAACGCTGCGCTTTGTTTCCGCAAACGTTTTCTGTAGCCTTGgttctaaattttttttctagaCATAATAAATTGAAACTTGAAAAGCCTATTGTGGTGCATTTATCTCCTGTCATGAGAGCACATGAACAGTTAggatttctttacttttttaaagACTGTTAACATGGAAATGggttaaagtttgtttttctttcaaattaaacacaaaagccttgaaacaacaaattaaatgctgctatttttaaatgaataaattaattccTCACAATGTTCTGACAGAAGCAGGGGTAAATAATTaactctgtatttgtgtgtaatgaTCAGTTTCACAAcccaaaacatgcacattatcTGTCCAAACAAGACTGGGAGTGACTGAAATCAACATGCACATGTCTGTCACTTCCCTCCTCACACCAACAGGGTGTGCTTTCAGTCTCTGCTAAAACACAGTGAGGAGGGATGTGATGCGTAAATTGCACTGTAGGTTTTCATCCGTTATTCTGAAATAGTATAAACTTGCAGTCTCATTGC contains these protein-coding regions:
- the LOC121200240 gene encoding kinesin-1 heavy chain-like, which translates into the protein MADPAECTIKVVCRFRPLNSSEVARGDKYIPKFKGEDCVQIGGKPYYFDRVFQSNTTQVQFYNAVAQKIVKDVLDGYNGTIFAYGQTSSGKTHTMEGKLHDPDMMGIIPRIVEDIFNYIYSMDENLEFHIKVSYFEIYLDKIRDLLDVSKTNLSVHEDKNRVPFVKGCTERFVCSPDEVMDAIDEGKNNRHVAVTNMNEHSSRSHSIFLINIKQENTQTEQKLTGKLYLVDLAGSEKVGKTGAEGTVLDEAKMINKSLSSLGMVISALAEGSSYIPYRDSKMTRILQDSLGGNCRTTMVICCSPSSFNDAETKSTLLFGQRAKTIKNTVSLNVELTAEQWKSKWEREKEKNKTLRSTVTWLETELNRWRNGESVPVEEQFDKEKAKAEVQALDSAFNNEKAAPTPALSTQPGVKLTDAEKEKYEAEMAKLYKELDDKDDEINQQSQLVEKLKQQMLDQEELLTSSRRDHDTLQTELNRLLAENEASKEEVKEVLQALEELAVNYDQKSQEVEDKTKEFEALSEELNEKSSSLTSIDSELQKLKEMTNHQKKRVTEMMSSLLKDLAEIGIAVGSNDIKQQESSGLIDEEFTVARLYISKMKSEVKMMVKRSKQLESSQAESTQKMEETERELTACQLRISQHEAKIKSLTDCLQNAEQKKRQLEENVDSLNEEIVRIKAQEKVNTMEKENEIQSANEVKEAVEKQIQSHRETHQRQISSLRDELDNKEKIITELQDLNQEIMLEQERLRVEHEKLKTTDQEKSRQLQELTVMQDRQEQARQDLKGLEETVARELQTLHNLRRLFVQDLATRVKKNSQMDSDDTEGSVAQKRKICFLESNLEQLTKVHKQLLRDNADLRCEIPKLEKRLRSTAERVKALEAALREAKENAARDRKRYQQEVERIKDAIKPKNMGRRPSAQIAKPIRPGQLPGASPLIPSVNRSNLIQNNQPGIKEGDDNRLEKNTLRSMIALF